Proteins from a genomic interval of Phalacrocorax aristotelis chromosome 3, bGulAri2.1, whole genome shotgun sequence:
- the SAYSD1 gene encoding SAYSvFN domain-containing protein 1: MSAAVERRLAHFRAARGAARASPRLAEPPGKAAAPKAAEGQRSAAAGPGGGAQASPGGPAAAPAWARPLLLKVLLWAVLLALFAELELGLPYFVLSLLYWMYAGTRGPAERRPGELSAYSVFNPGCAAIAGTLTAEQLERELHYRPAAGR, encoded by the exons ATGTCGGCCGCCGTGGAGCGGCGGTTAGCCCACTTCCGCGCCGCCCGCGGTGCCGCCCGCGCCTCGCCGCGACTCGCGGAGCCACCGGGAAAGGCCGCGGCTCCGAAGGCCGCCGAGGGACAGCGGTCCGCCGCGGCGGGCCCGGGCGGCGGTGCCCAG GCCAGTCCcggcgggccggcggcggctccggcgtGGGCGCGCCCGCTGCTGCTGAAAGTGCTGCTGTGGGCGGTTCTGCTGGCGCTGTTCgcggagctggagctggggctgccctaCTTCGTCCTCTCCCTGCTCTACTGGATGTACGCCGGCACCCGCGGCCCCGCCGAGCGGCGGCCCGGCGAGTTGAGCGCCTACTCCGTTTTCAACCCCGGCTGCGCCGCCATCGCCGGGACTCTGACGGCCGAGCAGCTGGAGCGGGAGCTGCATTACCGGCCCGCCGCCGGGAGGTAG